A stretch of DNA from Cannabis sativa cultivar Pink pepper isolate KNU-18-1 chromosome X, ASM2916894v1, whole genome shotgun sequence:
tagttgtttcttgtccatttttatatcatcaatgggtaacaatgagatttatcatggatgttgatgttcaaagagtttttcctgtattttagtttgtatacagttgtttagtagttttattatagttttgctacttgcatatgttatttcattataaaactaatatgcaactatttcattataactactattttttggtccccgtcaaattaaattcaTGCATAATAcataaactataataaaacgataatgcaactataagacaaccaaaacaaaaaataaacagacttatacgtaactggttgtaccttaattcgaatttactcttcttattgtgtttctaaaaaaatatatttatattggaaaccagtaatcaatcaaaatgcaactgtatataacgtacatgtattattcatgaggtttttttaaaaaaattcacatcatacattgttttggatttggtgggagcttcagatctgtttgttacagatctacatttcatgaatatagatttcgatattagggggagttattttgatcgaataaaacagaaaacaaatgtgtaatttcagtttcttcacagtttttctgattttttttcgtcattttctgtttagatcattgcaggtcttcttttccagtttatttcgccagaattaatagttgtatttttatcgttttggtttcattttggttgttttgcagttTTGAAACGATCGCGGTATTTTcaccttcatggttcgctctgtacagctgaagacttagtgcatgtggtatttttgtaaatatttatatgtggactgtataaatgtttaatgggccgacccaaagtatttttgtaattttttttcctttttcgtatttttctgtttttttcccaTATAAAAATGagtgttttatttttctattttcatataataatatgatgaacatattttaatatttaaaataatttttaatatatattttttaaaaaaaatttatattattttgtgttaattttgatacttattttttttatatatataattgtataattattttatttttttctaataaaatttttataattttgtatttaatttttttagtataacatttaaaatataatttattttcttttaaaatgtatattttttaagaataaaatttggaataaaaaaaatttaaaatgtaaaataaaaattattgaaatattgtacatttataaatttttatagtgtaaataAAACTTctcaaatatatatgtaaattactAAATTACCCTCActataattatgaaaattaaaattatataaacaaaataataattttcatataAGATTATTTTCTCTCCTTGTTTaccaaataatttaataacatagaatttctttttttctataaaatttTTTCCATCCCTCTTATTTTCTTTGCTTCTACCAAACAtagtttaaatttataaaaaaagagagaacaaattgataaaattatcaatattttaaaattttcaagtaaaAGAACAGTAGTATAATTAAGGAATAGTTTGTTTTCATCTAATCACAACAAATTTTAAATACAGTTATttcaactaattattttatttaagataggtactaattactaaaaaaaattgtgagtaataatatatatacacataatttACACACAAACTTAACACATATTTATGCCATCAATCATCTTTATTTAAGGTAGATCCCACCTATcaaaaattacttaataatatgttataaatttatgtgtttttattaattatatcttacaaaaaaacaaatataaaaatgttaACTCATTTATAAGAATATGGATTTTGAGAGATGAGACTTATAACTCTCATCTAATGGTAAGTATAATTAATATGCATGATGATCAATATGACTTTTTCTAAAATCAAATTGTGGGTTTTTGTTTATCAAGTGAAACTATAAAACCTTTCAGCATAAAAAAGAGAAACtgtatatgaaatcaataaggaaCTTAAAAATGATGAATTGGGGAGTAAGAACATATAGTAGTATAGTACTATTCTTGCCTTTGCCTTTGAAGCTCCTGTACCTCTTGCCCACAACCAGTTACTCATTGCCATTTTTCAACTGAGTATTCAAAATTTtccaccaaaatttgaattccAAAAGTAACCCAATACAAATGAAATGATGACTAGATATCTGAGGATGTTCGGTTAaggattttaattatttatatacacaTCAGTTTTTTCAATATAGATTCATAAAGATTGAAAAAGTTGAGTCACCATGGTCCATGCATGACTCTTTTTCTTGTCCTAAGATGTGATCTGAATGTATTTTTAATGGTTGGCTAGGGTCATGCCTTGTGATTTGTTGAACATAAAACTATAACTAATGGGAATGTAATTAACTAGCTAAGATACCAAAAGACACtcatattatatgatatatcaCCAGTTAAACTctcaaaattatattaaaatgccCCCATCACGActcatgacatatgttatatatcatattttaaaatccaaaaaaaacGTGTTATATATTGATATTCCTACTCTTTATtacattattaatatattttgtacAGCTCTAATTTTATAGATAACATATCCTTATTATATGAAcccattaattaatataaataactaaaaatgtcatgtatttttatgcttttataGTTAGGGATTATATTTACACAAATTCTGTTGCGTATCAACTTTAAGATTAATAGttaaattaatgttatttattatttattattttcatctttAACAACTTTTATACTCGATGTCAATTTTAACCTTCCAAGCCCAGCCTTAACATGCAAACATAGTTGTAAATGCATCTATCGCGCTTGTTCGACTTATATTCTTTAGACTTTTTAAGATACAAATTATGTCGTGttatgccataaaaaaatacaatctgCGTTATGTTGTACCATACAAAAGTATGGATCGTACTGTGTCGTCCAACAATTTTACAGGGCGGGCCAAAGGTATgctcggacccaaactctaaCCTATATAAATCCTTTTACCCCttcatacacacacacacaaaacgAGAAAAAACTTAGAAAGAGTTGGGCATAGAATACTCTCTAAGCTTTCTTCTTCCTCTGGAAAAACTTAGAAAGTTGGTAGCCATAGTTAGGATTTTTATTGTGAAACTTACCTCGTAATACATTTTAAAAGCCTGAAAGATCAATATACTACGTAAAAGTTCTCTATCTCATTTACTtaattgttatttaattttttaagcttTCAAATACTTAGtttctaaaaattttaataaacacCACAAGATTACAATATTCTAGCTGCTATAAATACTAAGAGGTTTCAAATTgtgtaaccaaaaaaaaatcacaaatcaACCATAAAGATTAGAACATTGTTATTAGGTATCAGTGGTGCCTAGTATCTTCTATAGGTGGTGTCTTATAATTGGATAAcgatattctttaaaaattattttcttaaattatatgggacccgatatttaattacactaatagtgATATAACACTAAAGAAAAAACTAGACACTAGTAATATCTTTTAGTAATTCTCAAAAAATTACTATTTAGTAGTACACCCTAGTAATTTAAAACATAAAACTCATCTGAGCCAAACTATTCAATTATATTAACAACATCAATTATCTATATAATTAATACCTAATTTAGCTACTAGCCTAGTGCCTACTACTACCAACTACCATTTACACTAATCCATTATTCTCTAACACACACTTCATTTCCATAGCCACATTACTCACTAGTTTTTATAGCAAACGACACAAAGTCACAAGAACAACGATAAATAATTAGATAAGAACAGCCAAGTGAagaaatacataataaataacacCAAGATTTATAATAGTTCAGTCCCAATGCTTAAGTAATAGTCTAATTGTAATATCTAGTAatctaattataaatatttaaggttTACTATATATTATGAGATTTATTAAAGAGTAATGAGTAAGATTATAAACTTgctaatttattttagtataaattataaattttttcatCAGTagataaataagcgtaatttattaattataaaaatttattaaaatatgtggatataatataaattatttatgaatttcatGTTCGGCGACTCTGAAAATTCGATCAAAAGCCAAAAAtatcacaacagttttagtcaGCATCTTTGATGGAATTGTTgagataaattaattatgaaactaccgaaatattttaaaatactcgAAGGTGACAAAATATCCTAGggtaaaaaatttctttttaaaatgataaaataatattttattatccttTGTTTTTATCATTATCTTATTCATATCCCACATCGTTAACCATAACCTTTAAACATTTAAGTTTCACACTCACTTAATCTAAATACCCTCTAACTACCCCCAAACACCCCCTAAATGGAATCCAAGAACAACACCAATCACTCTTTTATTGCTTCGATAAGCACATCCAAATCCCCACAACTCGAAGACTTCTTATTTAGCAAATTAATTACCAGGCAAATGGCAATGAAGTAATCGAAACTATTCAAAATTCATCTCCTTAACCAACTTCCATCCCAAATAGCAAGATTTGGTTAGCAATAATAAATCGTAACttgtgttaaaaattaaattctGATAAACAGCATTGCTCAAAATGTCACAAACAGAGCTTTACAAGTGCTCACGACTCGTAGAGTGACAGAAATACAGTGTGGCTAATCCATTGCTTTCGGTGAGATCACAAATGGAGACTTAATTCAGACTATAATGGGTGATACGATAGAGTTAAAAGTAGTATTCAGAACAAGCTCTAGAAGCATATTGTTTGGGTTGATAATCTCACAAAAAGTATCACTTCTAGTCTATAAGTTAACCTTTATGTTCTAGTTGGCTAGGCTTTTAAAATCTACTTTTAGGCTTCCTCTTGGGTAACTAATAAATTTCACCTTTAGTAGCTTTTCTCTGTCTTCCTAAGAAGCTTTAAGCTGAAGCAAAAGACCAATCAAACAGGACCTAGAGAATTTAGCAAAAGAACAAAGAAGATCATGTTAAACAAAGATATACTACTAAACAAATCAACGAAAGGTACTACAAGTTAAATGTACAAGTTGGTTATGTTGGTTGATACAAAGTTACTGAACTTTCCCCTACTTTTCATGTTACATAAAGATCTATACACCTTCTGGCAAGTCAACCACCCAtgttaaataaatacataatacaTGGACGATGACTATCTAAAACAACATATTGATGTATTGATGAATCATACCATTgtaatatttctatttttaataaaagaagaaacaaaacaaaacaaaacaaaaatcatTTCCACAATGTTGTACCTCTTCTCATCTCCTTTGCCAAAATGATATGGTATAAGGTGGTCACTGAAAGGGACTTGGCCCAGATGCAAACCAGTGTTCACTGCTAAGAATTTCCTACAGCCATTTCCTTTTTATGCGTTCTAATAGTTTGCGTTCCACATCCATCGGAATATGTGGATCAAGGTTTTGAAGGTTACTGACAAACATCTTCGCCTCATCATGTCGATCAAGTTTACAGTACCAATCTACAACGGAATTGTATGTATTCTGGTTTGGTTGACAGCCATTCTTGATCATGTACCGAATGACCTCAACAGCCTCAACAAACATAGAGTCAGAGGCATAACTTGCAACAAAGGTATTGTAAGTAATCACATCTGGAACTATCCCAGAAGCTCTCATTTCTGAGAATATTCGTGACGCCTCTTTCATCCGACCATTTCTACAATAAGCATAAATGACAGTATTATATGAAATAGGATCAGGCTTCATACCCTTCTCCATGATCTCCCTTAAAAGTTGTTCTGATCTCTCAAAATCTTCAGAACGAGCATACATATACATCAAACTATTATAAGTTGTCAAGCTAGGAGTGAACCCGCTCTCATTCATGAAGTTTATAATCTCATCAACTTTGGTCACCATCTGCCTCCTACCATATATTGAGAGCATGGCATTTAGAGCAGTTATGTCAAGTGAAGACCCTTTTTTTCTCAGCTCAGAAAAAGCACGTTCTGTTTCATTCAAAAGGTCACTTTTACTACAAACAAGAACAAGAGTCTTCAAGAGTACAGCATGGGGTTCTATGATACCAGAGTATATTTTTTCAGCAAGAACAAGCATCTGCTCAATCTCTTTGCCATTTGCATAAGCATGAAGCAAAGAAGAATAGGAAAGCTCATTAGGTTTACATCGGCCATCGTTCATTTCAGCAAGTATCTTTTCAGATTGTTTCCAAAGCCCTCCCCGAGCCAATGCAGCCAAAACAGCATTGTATGTTGAAAGATCAGGAGTAACACCAGCTTCTAGCATCCTTTCATAAACTGCCATGGCTTGATCAAAAGATCCACACCGGCTGTATGCACTAATTAGGGTGTTGAAAGTGTCCCTCTCAGGTACAAACCCTGCCCTCTTCATCTCCCTAAACACTCCAGACAGCTCTGAATCCATCACATTTTGGCCAAACACTGCCAGAAGCGTATTCCAAGTAACAATATCCGGTGTACATTTAGAGGCTTTGATCTCTTCAAATATTTTCATCATGTCTGCAAAGTTACCCCGGTTGCCATGCATCTTAATCAAAGCATTAAAAGTGCAGATATTCGGTTTGCAGCCTGCAATTTTCATCTCTTCAAAAATCTTCATAGCTGCCTCATCTTTCCCCGCCTTCTCAAAACCGGACAAAAGGGTAGTAAATGTAAAAACATCAGGCTTAATCCCTCTCTCTACCATCTCGGTTTTGAGAGCCAATGCTTCCTCCAGCAAACCATCTCTAGAGTAAGCTGATATCAAAGAATTGTAAGTGACAATGCTAGGTGAAAACCCCTTAATCTCCATCTCTCTTAGTACCTCCATAGCTTCTTTCGGTCGTCTAGACTTGCCATATACATCTAATAAAGCATTATACGTAACTTTATCAGGTGTAAAACCAGCTAATTTCATCTCCTCAAAGACCTTAACAGCTTCTTCAAACAAAGCCCCCCGTCGACAACAACTTATAAGGGTATTGTAAGTATAAGAATCAGGAGCAACCCCAGCATTCTTCATACTCTCTACAAGAGCAATTATCTTATTCCAAGGCATCCCCATTTTCCCATACACATTCAATATCACATTATAAGTTATCAAAGTTGGCTGACACCCTTCTACTTCCATTTTGTTAAAGACCATAACAGCCTCTCTAAACCTTCCCTTACTAGCATAAGCAGTAATCAAAGAAGtaaaagcataaacatcaaTCCCAAACCCATCTTTATGGAGATTATTAAGCAAAGTAGCAGCAGTGGACACCCTTCCTTCCTTACCAAGCATACTAATAATCACAGCAACAATAGAACCCCTCAAAACAGTCTCCCAATCTTCACGATTCCTAAACCACTCAAACACACTCAATGCCAAATCACACCTCTtgtaaaaccctaaacccttgACTAGACACAGTACATCAAGAGACAGAGACTCCGAACCAGAACCCAACGGGTGTCTATGGGAGTCGACTAGATTAATAAGAAACTCGTTTAGAGTAGAAGTATCAAATTCTGAGTCAATTAAAGAGTCAAGAATTTTCTGACCTCGTGGGGATATACCGCGGTGAGACCATTGTGTACCGCGGTTGGGGTCACGGGACCTTCCGATACGGGTGCGGTTACGGAGGATAGGAGATTGGATATGGAGTTTCTGGGGCAAAGGGGAATTGGGTGTGGAGGTTTGAGAGAGAAGAAAGTCTTGAAGAAGAGGGGTTGTGGTTGTGGGGACGGGAGTGTGGAGGTGGTTACGGAAGAAGGGTTTCGAGGGAGGAGGGTTGGGGAAGAGCAGAGGGAGAACTACCTTATCTGCCATTAAAGAGAGAAATTGTTGTTGGGGTTTACAGGGTTTTGGGAACTATGAATCCATGCCCATGTTGTGGTCTGCTCTGTTATGataatttttggtttattttgtttttggggtttagattgaagaagaagaagaaagatagTATTGGCTTATTTTGACAGCAAGAATAGGATGAGGACAACAAACAGgcaaagatttttttaaaaaaaattaattaaataaagaaaaagccTATCATAGTAAATCAATAATCATTTCATTTTTAACGGAATTAACCACCCAAATTATCATAATACATCTTCTAATAAGAAGGCAGAGTACTAATAAGTCTGACTTTTCAAGTTTTGAGTATTGTCCGAATGTTGTTAATTAAAAatcagttttttttattaattaatcaaaaatcaTGAAGAATCTACAAAATTTTgttaagtaaaattttaaaaaacaaaaaacaaaatggTTCCCGAACAGAACCTAAgatttttgattttgaattactaaattatacctttaaacttttttagtcgttaatatcttttttttaaatagttaaGATGGATAAATTTAAAGACATTTATCtagtttcatttaattttattaattctgTGATATTcatgtataaaattattttttctaaacttttatatctactaaatcatgtcagctgaactttcattcatgttagactttttttattaaaattgaaaaaagtttaaatttaacaatccccattccattcctttgtttggctATATATTAAAGTATTGCTCATTCTAATGGAATGACCTTTCTACTATTTTAGTAGGATaactattctattttaaaatagaagggAAAACAATTTTAATGtatgatgagaaaaaaaaattaatatttttttttatatattttaaattttattctatttttattctcattgtcattcttattcttatttttatacttttattttttttaaccaaacgctacttaaaaattttaaaaatataatttaataaagggAATATACTCATTTAGTAgcttgtgtttttataaaaaaaatatatttagtaccttgtattttcaataatacttaattagtatctcatatttttaaattatactaCCCTAAAGTAAAATTTAATCCATACAATTTTATCAATTTAACCAAATAATTCTcagttatatataattaaataattaaatttaaattcataatttataaaattttagacTGTTGATtgtattgataaaattttatcaaaaaaatttaaatttagagtACCAAGTAAGTATGATTATAAAATACAGGATACTATAtaagtattattaaaaatacagaatactaaacttataaatagataaaatataggatactaaatatataaataccttttaataaattaaaaattgttgaaaaaaagTCGTAATTAGTCTTAAAATTTAATCCATATCATATGGATAAAACATATTATCCTATATCATATGTACGCGTTGTAATGTATCACGTGAGCAGTAAATTCCTTTCAATTTCACATGTCCTCTTCTTACATTTATCTtcttgtaaaaatatatattatataattaatataatatatatctttttgaatttctgACTAATAATTCACCCCTTAAAAAGAGTGTACTGATGCATCATTAATTTGTTTCAGCATctaaaagaattttttagtctaaatttttttcatattcatgtacgttatagttatttaagatatcttacaaaattttaaaaaattcggaataatttacaatatagaaaacaatgttcaaacagtctattttacacgcgtataaaataaaatagtcacgcgtgcaacacactattTGAACATAGTTTTCGGCTTGTTAaagttttccaaatttcttaaaattttgcaagatgtcttaaataactataacgtacatgatcaTGCgacaaaatttgactaaaaaattatttcgaatgctaaaacagatatgggtgcatcaatatatccattttaagggagtgcattgtagaattttcccatataatatatatctttgAATTTCTGTGCTgctaatatctttttgaatttctgactaataatttatttttagggtaaataccattttggacccgtgttttacaaaagttaccgattagaccctctgttttattaaatgacaaaatagaccttgtattttccaaaatgataaaaataagaccctgaattgatttttgtcaaaataaaatttaataataacccgatctaaaagtgttatgacaaaactgtttacgtATTCTATATCTATTCATTCGTATTTTCaagttatttatattaaaaaaaaagttataaaaaattaagttaaggGTCTTATttgtatcattttagaaagtacaaggttcattttatcatttaacaaaacagatgatccaattggtaacttttataaaacacagggtccaaaatagtatttactcatatttttatttatttaaagaaaaagaaaactaaaCTGGTCTGAATACTTCGAttacttttataagaaaattGATTTGTTAATAATATGATTATTTCTAGTTCAAATCAGGTCACAAAATTAACAACTGAAAACACTAATTAAGATAAAGTATGCACCAAAATATTTCATAGCAAACCAATATGGAAACATAACTTTGAAAACTAGGATAATGAGTTTTAAATTCTGTGGATTTGTGTCCACATACATATGATTACTCATAAGCCCAATCGTCAAAATAAACGTATGAAATAACTGAGTAGCAAGAGAAAACAAGAGCCTGCGATGATGTCTATCTTAGTTAACTATAAGAGAATTCtaacaaaattttaagattTTAACCAAAGCAAAGCAAATGCAAACCGGCAGTCACCAAAGATATTTGCCTAGAAAAGCTTACTACACAATAAGGAGTTCTGAAACAGAAACACTTACATAACAACTAGTtctttaagaagaaaaaaaaaataaaaaactatgaCACTTTCTTAGATCCAAAATTCAGCAGTTCCCACCTTCTACTAGTATCATTACCCAAAAAAACAGCCCTACATATAAACCATCCGCATCGCTATAGGCTATCCCTCGCTAGTTTTCGATCAAAGAAAGTGAGGAGTAATCAATCCTGCAATTTCAAGAAATCCAACGCGGTCCTTTCCCTTAAAAATACTCTTCAGCTTGTCGTCACAAACAATGATTCTCTTGTTTTCAGGGTCCTACAGAAAGGTCAATGGTGACAGATCAGATAACTATACGTTTGATACAGCCATAAAGAACCGAGATATTCATATGAAAATAGTAGACTGAATAATTGGACAGCCCAAGATTATATAGTTAATATATGTTAGAAGTTTGATAAGACTGTTAGCTTTCTGTTTTTAGCCTTTAGTTAGCTTCTTACTGGTTGTGTACAACTAAACTAACCTTCTCAACTAACTTTTGCAAGTATTTTTCACAATCTTTCTATTCTCCTAATAGTATTATATGGCAAATGAAACTATAATAAGTTTTATGAAAACACATAAAACCTATCCTTTTTTTAAAATGCCAATCTCGGTTCAACATAGACTGTAAAAATTTGAACCGAAACACAGAAGAAAATCACAACTCAGTTATGGGAAAAAGGAATTTAGAAAACTGTAATCAGAAGAAGAGCAAGCTTTACAGCCTTAAAATATCAATGAACACACTTAGAAACTCTGTTAACAAAGTTGAAGAACTCTAACATGGTTAACGATAAGACAACTCAAATCTTAAAAAGTATTCACTAAAATATGCAATGTGCAAGAACTGAATATGCTAATGTTAACTAATACCCAGTTCAACTAATGCAATGAAATGCATTGTTATTATGTTAATTAAACTAATACTTTACATTACTACAAATGTTGGCATAGGAactcaaacaaaaataatataattacagCTGTTGCAGAAAGAGAAAAGTATAGCCATAAATCAACCATCTCCAACTAATATGAGGTATCTTTTTAACGAATTAGATAGCCTGCACAAAATGTCAGTAAGCCATTCTTAACTTGGCAACCAGAAAAGTTTAGATTCCTCATCAGCACACAAAAAACAACACATCAAATCCAATTGAACAGCCAAACTCTTTTCAAAACAGAAATGTCAATAATTTATCCACAGTAACATCAGTACTAAATGTATTAACAAACACAACACCAACCAAAACTTGGAATACCAAGCACAATCATTTCTAGTCACACAAACATGGCCTCATATAGAAACAGATATCCACATAAATGAGTGAGCATATGGACAAACATAGGACCCTGaagaaattaacaaactatGAAATATACCCTTCACATTTTCATCCATATGAACATAACCTTATCCAAACAATGAAAGAAATAGGTTTAAAGGCGAAACATGAATCAGTCTTATCCAAACAGCCAAACAACGCAAAACCCACATAAGAAATCTTTCCAAAACAGAAAAAGGCGAAAGAGAAAAAGGGGTTAGACCTGAAGATTGTTCTCCTTAATGTGAGCCCAAA
This window harbors:
- the LOC115703067 gene encoding pentatricopeptide repeat-containing protein At5g02860; translated protein: MADKVVLPLLFPNPPPSKPFFRNHLHTPVPTTTTPLLQDFLLSQTSTPNSPLPQKLHIQSPILRNRTRIGRSRDPNRGTQWSHRGISPRGQKILDSLIDSEFDTSTLNEFLINLVDSHRHPLGSGSESLSLDVLCLVKGLGFYKRCDLALSVFEWFRNREDWETVLRGSIVAVIISMLGKEGRVSTAATLLNNLHKDGFGIDVYAFTSLITAYASKGRFREAVMVFNKMEVEGCQPTLITYNVILNVYGKMGMPWNKIIALVESMKNAGVAPDSYTYNTLISCCRRGALFEEAVKVFEEMKLAGFTPDKVTYNALLDVYGKSRRPKEAMEVLREMEIKGFSPSIVTYNSLISAYSRDGLLEEALALKTEMVERGIKPDVFTFTTLLSGFEKAGKDEAAMKIFEEMKIAGCKPNICTFNALIKMHGNRGNFADMMKIFEEIKASKCTPDIVTWNTLLAVFGQNVMDSELSGVFREMKRAGFVPERDTFNTLISAYSRCGSFDQAMAVYERMLEAGVTPDLSTYNAVLAALARGGLWKQSEKILAEMNDGRCKPNELSYSSLLHAYANGKEIEQMLVLAEKIYSGIIEPHAVLLKTLVLVCSKSDLLNETERAFSELRKKGSSLDITALNAMLSIYGRRQMVTKVDEIINFMNESGFTPSLTTYNSLMYMYARSEDFERSEQLLREIMEKGMKPDPISYNTVIYAYCRNGRMKEASRIFSEMRASGIVPDVITYNTFVASYASDSMFVEAVEVIRYMIKNGCQPNQNTYNSVVDWYCKLDRHDEAKMFVSNLQNLDPHIPMDVERKLLERIKRKWL